A region of Bombilactobacillus folatiphilus DNA encodes the following proteins:
- the rpsT gene encoding 30S ribosomal protein S20 — MPQIKSAIKRVRTSAKANERNSAQRSEMRSTIKKFENAVANNSDNTQELYRQATRAVDMAKSKGLIKQNKAARDKSRLAAKIK; from the coding sequence ATGCCACAAATTAAATCAGCAATTAAGAGAGTACGTACATCTGCAAAGGCAAACGAACGTAATTCTGCTCAACGCAGTGAGATGCGTTCAACAATTAAGAAATTTGAAAATGCTGTTGCCAACAATTCTGACAATACACAAGAATTGTATCGTCAAGCTACACGTGCTGTTGACATGGCCAAATCTAAAGGTCTAATTAAACAAAATAAAGCTGCTCGTGATAAATCCCGTTTAGCTGCTAAAATTAAATAA
- the rpsO gene encoding 30S ribosomal protein S15, with protein MAITKEKKQELIEKYGRKSGDTGSPEVQVAVLTYEINNLNDHLKINKKDHHSYVGLLKKIGHRRNLLAYLRNKDINRYRDLIQSLGLRR; from the coding sequence ATGGCAATTACTAAGGAAAAGAAGCAAGAATTAATTGAAAAATACGGTCGTAAATCTGGGGATACTGGTTCTCCAGAAGTACAAGTAGCTGTTTTAACTTATGAAATTAATAATTTAAATGATCATTTGAAGATTAACAAAAAAGATCATCATTCTTATGTAGGTTTATTGAAAAAAATTGGTCATCGTCGTAACTTGTTGGCTTATCTACGGAATAAAGATATCAACCGTTATCGTGATTTAATTCAAAGTTTAGGTTTACGTCGTTAA
- a CDS encoding ribonuclease J translates to MAKLKIIPLSGLRENGKNLYAVEYGDEIVVLDCGLQYPENELLGIDIVIPDFSYLQDNIDKVVGIFLTHGHADAIGALPYLIDNCDIPVFGSKLTIELAKISTKENSRSRKFNNFQVIDAQTAIDFENLSVSFFKTTHSIPDSLGIVVKTPVGQVVYTGDFKFDQSAIQSYQTDYQRLADIGREPVLALLSDSANAESPYPAADERDIYNYIWETFEYQTGRIIVASVASNILRMQQIFNAAQKTHRKVVLTGQSALKIVRMAIKLGYLDVPDDLLVSARQAESLPNEQIVIIETGRMGEPIKILQKMATSHHHFYHIEDGDLVFLTTTPSHAMETTVAKTRDLIFRAGGNVKSLSDSGLYTSGHAAKSDLQLMINILHPQNVIPVQGEYRNLNAHAKIAMEAGLDQNHVFLLQNGDVLSYEHQQFHLAPAVTAGDTMIDGIGVGDIGTIVLRDRKLLSQDGVFIAVVTIDRKKKRIVSQPQITARGFVGMERNQNLFDTSRDIVVKAVENNLVHKDFDWSELKQDVRENLNHFLWDKTKRHPVILPVIMEVNQNRHRKSQSGASHK, encoded by the coding sequence GTGGCAAAGTTAAAAATTATTCCTTTGAGTGGTTTACGCGAAAACGGCAAGAATCTATATGCCGTAGAATATGGTGACGAAATCGTTGTTTTGGATTGCGGATTGCAATATCCTGAAAATGAGTTGTTGGGAATTGATATCGTAATTCCTGACTTTAGTTATTTACAAGATAATATTGATAAGGTTGTTGGGATTTTTTTAACACATGGTCATGCCGATGCAATCGGTGCATTGCCATATTTGATAGATAATTGTGACATTCCTGTATTTGGATCTAAACTGACAATTGAGTTGGCTAAAATTAGTACAAAAGAAAACAGTCGTAGTCGTAAATTTAATAATTTTCAAGTTATAGATGCACAAACAGCGATCGATTTTGAAAATTTGAGCGTTTCCTTTTTTAAAACCACGCACTCCATTCCTGATTCCTTGGGAATTGTTGTAAAAACTCCTGTTGGCCAAGTTGTTTATACCGGTGATTTTAAATTTGATCAGTCTGCAATTCAGTCTTATCAAACTGATTATCAGCGTTTGGCAGATATCGGTCGCGAACCGGTACTTGCGTTATTAAGTGATTCGGCAAATGCGGAATCCCCTTATCCTGCGGCAGATGAACGGGATATTTATAATTATATTTGGGAGACTTTCGAATATCAAACTGGTCGAATTATTGTGGCTTCAGTAGCTTCTAATATTCTGCGGATGCAACAGATTTTTAATGCTGCGCAAAAGACTCATCGGAAAGTGGTCTTGACAGGTCAAAGTGCTTTAAAAATTGTCCGGATGGCAATTAAGTTGGGGTACTTAGATGTTCCGGACGATTTGTTAGTTTCAGCTAGACAGGCTGAAAGTTTACCTAATGAACAAATTGTTATTATTGAGACTGGACGTATGGGTGAACCAATTAAAATTTTGCAAAAAATGGCTACCAGTCATCATCATTTTTATCATATTGAAGACGGTGATTTGGTCTTTTTGACGACGACACCATCACATGCTATGGAAACTACTGTGGCAAAAACGCGAGACTTGATTTTTAGAGCTGGCGGCAATGTTAAAAGTTTAAGTGATTCAGGCTTGTATACTTCAGGTCATGCGGCTAAAAGCGATTTGCAATTGATGATTAATATTTTGCATCCTCAAAATGTAATTCCTGTGCAGGGTGAGTATCGCAATCTCAATGCTCATGCTAAGATTGCCATGGAAGCAGGTTTGGATCAGAACCATGTCTTTTTATTGCAAAATGGTGATGTTTTAAGTTATGAGCATCAACAATTTCACTTGGCGCCAGCAGTGACGGCTGGTGATACCATGATTGATGGTATTGGTGTAGGCGATATTGGAACAATTGTTTTACGCGATCGTAAATTATTGTCACAAGATGGTGTTTTCATTGCTGTTGTGACGATTGATCGTAAAAAGAAGCGAATTGTTTCGCAACCGCAGATTACAGCACGTGGTTTTGTAGGCATGGAGCGTAATCAAAATTTGTTTGATACCAGTCGAGATATTGTAGTTAAAGCTGTGGAAAATAATTTGGTGCATAAAGATTTTGATTGGTCCGAACTAAAACAAGATGTTCGTGAAAATTTGAACCATTTCTTGTGGGATAAAACAAAAAGGCACCCAGTTATTTTACCTGTCATTATGGAAGTTAATCAAAATCGGCATCGTAAATCACAAAGTGGTGCTAGTCATAAATAA
- the tuf gene encoding elongation factor Tu: protein MAEKEHYERTKPHVNIGTIGHVDHGKTTLTAAITKVLADKGLAKAEDYSDIDKAPEEKERGITINTAHVEYETEKRHYAHIDAPGHADYVKNMITGAAQMDGAILVVAATDGPMPQTREHILLAHQVGVDYIVVFLNKTDLVDDDELVDLVEMEVRELLSEYDYPGDDIPVIRGSALKALEGDPDQVKVIEQLMDTIDDYIPTPERSNDKPFLMPVEDVFTITGRGTVASGRIDRGEVKVGDEVDIVGLHEQDGHSTVTGLEMFRKTLDLGEAGDNVGVLLRGVNRDQIERGQVLAKPGSIQTHNKFKGEVYILTKEEGGRHTPFFSNYRPQFYFHTTDVTGVIELPDGVEMVMPGDNVTFEVDLIAPVAIEKGTKFTVREGGRTVGAGVVTDILD, encoded by the coding sequence ATGGCAGAAAAAGAACATTATGAAAGAACTAAGCCCCATGTAAATATCGGTACTATCGGTCACGTTGACCACGGTAAAACAACTTTAACAGCAGCTATTACTAAAGTTTTAGCTGATAAAGGTTTAGCTAAAGCCGAAGATTACTCTGATATTGACAAGGCCCCAGAAGAAAAAGAACGTGGGATTACAATCAACACAGCTCACGTTGAATACGAAACAGAAAAGCGCCATTATGCTCATATTGACGCCCCAGGACATGCTGATTACGTTAAAAACATGATCACTGGTGCTGCGCAAATGGACGGTGCTATTTTGGTTGTTGCTGCGACTGATGGTCCTATGCCACAAACGCGTGAACATATTTTGTTAGCTCACCAAGTTGGTGTTGACTATATTGTTGTGTTCTTGAACAAGACAGACTTAGTTGATGATGATGAATTAGTTGACTTAGTTGAAATGGAAGTTCGTGAATTATTGTCCGAATACGATTATCCTGGGGATGATATTCCAGTTATTCGTGGATCCGCTTTGAAAGCTTTGGAGGGTGATCCAGACCAAGTTAAGGTTATCGAACAATTAATGGATACTATTGATGACTATATTCCAACTCCAGAACGTAGCAATGATAAGCCATTCTTAATGCCAGTTGAAGATGTCTTCACAATTACTGGTCGTGGTACTGTTGCTTCTGGTCGTATTGATCGTGGTGAAGTTAAAGTCGGTGATGAAGTTGATATCGTCGGTTTACACGAACAAGATGGTCATTCAACTGTTACTGGTTTGGAAATGTTCCGGAAAACACTTGACTTAGGTGAAGCTGGCGATAACGTTGGTGTACTTTTACGTGGTGTTAACCGTGATCAAATCGAACGTGGTCAAGTTTTAGCTAAACCAGGTTCTATTCAAACTCATAACAAGTTTAAAGGTGAAGTTTACATCTTAACTAAAGAAGAAGGTGGACGTCATACTCCATTCTTCTCAAACTATCGTCCACAGTTCTATTTCCATACAACTGATGTTACAGGTGTTATTGAATTACCTGATGGTGTTGAAATGGTTATGCCTGGCGATAATGTTACGTTTGAAGTTGATTTAATTGCTCCAGTTGCTATTGAAAAGGGTACTAAATTCACAGTTCGTGAAGGTGGACGTACCGTTGGTGCTGGTGTTGTTACTGATATTTTAGATTAA